One region of Vibrio zhugei genomic DNA includes:
- a CDS encoding GMP reductase codes for MRIEQELKLGFKDVLFRPKRSTLKSRSQVNLTREFTFKHSGRQWSGVPVIAANMDSVGTFDMATALAAHNVMTAVHKHYTVEQWADFVKHADANTLNKVMVSTGTSDRDFDKLQHILALSEKLVFICIDIANGYSEHLVEFVERVRSEFPDKVISAGNVVTGDMVEELILAGADIVKVGIGPGSVCTTRVKTGVGYPQLSAIIECADAAHGLGGRIIGDGGCACPGDVSKAFGGGADFVMLGGMLAAHTESGGELIEKDGKTFMKFYGMSSESAMAKHSGGVAKYRAAEGKTVVLPYRGSVENTIQDVLGGVRSTCTYVGAEHLKELTKRTTFIRVQEQENNVYGKE; via the coding sequence ATGCGTATCGAACAAGAACTTAAGTTAGGTTTTAAAGATGTCCTGTTTCGCCCGAAACGTTCTACCCTTAAAAGTCGTTCTCAAGTAAATTTAACCCGCGAGTTTACATTCAAACATAGCGGTCGTCAATGGTCTGGTGTGCCTGTTATTGCCGCTAATATGGATTCTGTGGGCACTTTTGACATGGCTACCGCCCTTGCTGCGCATAACGTGATGACGGCGGTACACAAACACTATACGGTGGAGCAATGGGCGGACTTTGTGAAGCACGCCGATGCCAATACTTTAAATAAAGTGATGGTCTCAACCGGTACCTCGGATCGTGATTTTGACAAACTCCAACACATTCTGGCGTTGAGCGAGAAATTGGTCTTTATCTGTATCGATATCGCGAACGGTTATTCTGAGCACTTGGTGGAATTTGTAGAACGCGTGCGTTCTGAGTTCCCAGATAAAGTGATTTCGGCTGGGAACGTTGTGACAGGCGATATGGTGGAAGAATTGATTCTTGCTGGCGCAGACATCGTCAAAGTCGGCATTGGTCCCGGCTCTGTGTGTACAACGCGTGTTAAGACCGGTGTCGGTTACCCGCAGCTATCGGCGATTATTGAGTGTGCTGATGCCGCTCACGGCTTAGGTGGTCGCATTATTGGTGATGGTGGCTGTGCTTGTCCTGGGGATGTCTCTAAAGCCTTTGGTGGCGGCGCTGATTTCGTGATGCTCGGCGGCATGTTGGCGGCGCATACGGAATCAGGCGGCGAGCTGATTGAGAAAGACGGCAAAACGTTCATGAAATTTTATGGCATGTCGTCTGAATCAGCGATGGCGAAACACTCCGGTGGTGTGGCTAAATACCGCGCAGCGGAAGGCAAAACCGTAGTCTTGCCATACCGTGGCAGCGTCGAAAACACCATTCAAGATGTATTAGGTGGCGTTCGCTCAACCTGTACCTACGTTGGCGCGGAGCACTTAAAAGAGCTCACCAAACGCACCACATTCATCCGTGTACAAGAGCAAGAAAACAACGTGTACGGAAAAGAATAA
- a CDS encoding 2-hydroxyacid dehydrogenase: MINVTFFSAKSYDQSSFSQLADSQEFSLTFHDFRLTKKTAKMAHNCEVVCAFVNDELGADVLEQLYNGGTRLIAMRCAGFDKVDLDKAHALGMQVVRVPAYSPEAVAEHAVGLMMCLNRRYHKAYQRTREANFNLEGLVGFNFHGKTAGVIGTGKIGVAAIRILRGLGMRVLCNDPFENPQAIELGAEYVSLEMLYAQSDIISLHCPLTENNHHLLDQAAFEQMKDGVMIVNTSRGGLLDSVAAIEALKQGRIGSLGLDVYDNEKDLFFQDKSNDVITDDVFRRLSSCHNVLFTGHQAFLTSDALQNIAETTLTSIRAFMGGQKSGNELVDIIN, translated from the coding sequence ATGATCAACGTGACCTTTTTCAGTGCGAAATCTTATGACCAATCGTCATTTAGTCAACTCGCCGATTCTCAAGAGTTTAGCCTTACTTTTCATGATTTTCGGCTCACCAAAAAAACCGCTAAAATGGCTCACAATTGTGAAGTCGTCTGTGCGTTTGTTAATGATGAGTTAGGTGCTGACGTTCTCGAACAATTATACAACGGTGGAACACGCCTCATTGCCATGCGTTGTGCGGGCTTTGATAAAGTCGATTTAGACAAAGCACACGCATTGGGAATGCAAGTGGTCCGCGTACCAGCCTACTCTCCTGAGGCAGTCGCAGAACACGCCGTTGGTCTGATGATGTGTCTTAACCGTCGCTATCACAAGGCTTATCAACGTACCCGCGAAGCGAACTTCAATTTAGAAGGTCTGGTCGGTTTTAATTTTCATGGCAAAACCGCTGGCGTGATTGGCACGGGGAAAATTGGTGTGGCGGCCATTCGTATTTTACGCGGTTTAGGGATGCGTGTGCTCTGTAACGACCCGTTTGAAAACCCACAAGCGATAGAGTTGGGGGCAGAATATGTGTCACTTGAAATGCTTTATGCCCAGAGTGATATCATCAGTTTGCATTGCCCGCTGACAGAGAACAACCACCATCTGCTCGATCAAGCCGCTTTTGAGCAAATGAAAGACGGTGTCATGATCGTCAATACCAGTCGTGGTGGGCTATTAGATTCCGTGGCCGCGATTGAAGCATTAAAGCAAGGACGGATTGGCTCGTTAGGATTAGATGTGTACGACAACGAGAAAGATCTCTTTTTCCAAGATAAATCCAATGATGTAATCACGGACGATGTGTTTCGGCGTCTCTCGTCTTGTCATAATGTGCTATTTACTGGGCATCAGGCGTTTCTTACTTCCGATGCCTTACAGAACATTGCAGAGACGACATTAACTAGCATTCGCGCCTTTATGGGCGGACAAAAGTCGGGCAATGAACTGGTTGATATCATCAATTAA